From the Pseudarthrobacter sp. MM222 genome, one window contains:
- the uidB gene encoding glucuronide transporter, with protein MKKLNNLSIIGYGAGDAANNLAFTTATMFLLVYYTDVAGISAAAAGTLLLAVRIFDAFADVFAGRVVDRAFSKRFGKFRPFIMFGSIPLLLLSVATFSVPQIGETGTLLYAYVTYAALGLAYSLVNIPYGSLAGAMTQDPGERAKLGSARMIGALLVGSALGIFVAPLIKPGADLQSTFTTVTLVFVVIGAALYFFTVLTAKERVHRAVPNVTFTQSMDTLKGNKPLLMLCLSSFFFLTGYLALTSVQLYYLRDVLGRLDLYPVLSITQLVLTFVLAAFMPRLVRSFGKKRVYILSSLLTVAGGTLIFLTPASQVWIGFTGLVISLVGVLAVNIVVWALEADTVEYGEWKTGVRTEGITYALFSFTRKTGQAVGGALAAYALALGGYKSGAVQTADAVFGIQVAAGAMPAIMTILAVLVMSKYKLTDAMHARILEEITARRERGDGPHPTGPAAGQSSDGTGTATSPTPLAAPTN; from the coding sequence TAGCCGGCATTTCCGCGGCCGCCGCCGGCACGCTGCTGCTGGCGGTCCGGATCTTCGACGCCTTTGCCGATGTGTTCGCGGGCCGGGTGGTGGACCGTGCCTTCAGCAAGCGCTTCGGCAAGTTCCGCCCGTTCATCATGTTCGGTTCCATCCCGCTGCTCCTGCTCAGCGTGGCAACGTTTTCCGTGCCCCAGATCGGCGAGACGGGCACCCTGCTGTACGCCTACGTCACGTACGCGGCGCTCGGTCTCGCCTACAGCCTGGTGAACATTCCGTACGGCTCGCTGGCCGGCGCCATGACGCAGGACCCGGGGGAGCGGGCCAAACTCGGCTCCGCCCGGATGATCGGCGCCCTGCTGGTCGGTTCCGCCCTCGGCATCTTTGTGGCCCCGTTGATTAAGCCCGGCGCGGACCTGCAGTCCACGTTCACCACGGTGACGCTGGTCTTCGTCGTTATCGGCGCGGCGCTCTACTTCTTCACCGTGCTCACGGCCAAGGAGCGGGTGCACCGCGCCGTGCCCAACGTCACCTTCACGCAGAGCATGGACACCCTCAAGGGCAACAAGCCGCTGCTGATGCTCTGCCTGAGCTCCTTCTTCTTCCTCACCGGCTACCTCGCCCTGACCTCCGTGCAGCTGTACTACCTCCGCGACGTCCTGGGCCGTCTGGACCTCTATCCGGTCCTGTCCATCACGCAACTCGTCCTGACCTTCGTGCTGGCCGCCTTCATGCCCAGGCTGGTCCGTTCGTTCGGCAAGAAGCGCGTGTACATCCTCTCGTCCCTGCTGACCGTGGCCGGCGGAACCCTCATTTTCCTGACCCCGGCGAGCCAGGTCTGGATCGGTTTCACCGGCCTGGTGATCAGCCTTGTGGGCGTCCTGGCCGTGAACATCGTGGTCTGGGCACTGGAAGCGGACACCGTGGAGTACGGCGAATGGAAGACCGGTGTTCGCACCGAAGGCATCACCTACGCGCTCTTCTCCTTCACCCGCAAGACGGGACAGGCAGTCGGCGGAGCCCTCGCCGCCTATGCCTTGGCCCTGGGGGGCTACAAGTCCGGCGCCGTGCAGACCGCGGACGCAGTCTTCGGCATCCAGGTAGCCGCCGGAGCCATGCCCGCCATCATGACCATCCTGGCCGTGCTGGTGATGTCCAAGTACAAGCTCACGGACGCGATGCACGCCCGCATACTCGAAGAGATCACCGCCCGCCGCGAACGCGGCGACGGCCCCCACCCCACTGGTCCCGCCGCCGGGCAATCCTCCGACGGTACCGGAACCGCCACTTCACCCACGCCGCTCGCGGCGCCCACCAACTGA
- the manD gene encoding D-mannonate dehydratase ManD — protein MKIIAAEVFVTSPSRNFVTLRITTEDGVTGIGDATLNGRELAVAAYLKEHVAQLLIGKDPHRIEDTWQFLYRSSYWRRGPVTMAAIAAVDMALWDIKGKLANMPVYQLLGGASRNGLRAYGHASGADLESLFDSVREHLALGYKSIRIQTAVPGIKAVYGVAAQAQASGERYDYEPAGRGAFPLEEDWDTRAYLRHLPGVFEAVRNEFGPELPLLHDGHHRMTPIQAAKLGKALEPYDLFWLEDCTPAENQEALRLVRQHTTTPLAIGEIFNTVYDYQTIIKEQLIDYVRAASTHFGGISPLKKVMDFAAQYQIKSGFHGPTDISPVGFAAQLHVGLAIHNYGIQEYMQHSDKTNEVFEQSMTFVDGYLHPGDKPGIGVEFNEEAAAAYPYQQAYLPYNRLVDGTVHDW, from the coding sequence GTGAAAATCATTGCCGCGGAAGTCTTTGTGACCAGTCCCTCCCGTAATTTCGTGACGTTGCGGATCACCACCGAGGACGGGGTGACCGGGATCGGCGATGCGACGCTGAACGGGCGTGAGCTCGCGGTTGCGGCGTACCTGAAGGAGCACGTTGCGCAGTTGCTGATCGGGAAGGATCCGCACCGGATCGAGGACACCTGGCAGTTCCTGTACCGCAGTTCGTACTGGCGGCGGGGGCCGGTGACGATGGCCGCGATCGCCGCGGTGGACATGGCGCTGTGGGATATCAAGGGCAAGCTCGCGAACATGCCGGTGTACCAGCTGCTGGGCGGGGCGTCGCGGAACGGGTTGCGGGCGTACGGGCACGCCTCGGGCGCGGACCTGGAGTCGTTGTTCGATTCGGTCCGGGAGCACCTGGCGCTGGGGTACAAGTCGATCCGGATCCAGACCGCGGTGCCGGGGATCAAGGCCGTGTACGGGGTCGCGGCGCAGGCGCAGGCCTCGGGGGAGCGGTATGACTATGAGCCGGCCGGGCGGGGGGCGTTCCCGCTGGAGGAGGACTGGGACACCCGGGCGTACCTGCGGCACCTGCCGGGCGTGTTCGAGGCGGTCCGGAACGAGTTCGGCCCGGAACTGCCGCTGCTCCATGACGGGCATCACCGGATGACGCCGATCCAGGCCGCGAAGCTGGGCAAGGCGCTGGAGCCGTATGACCTGTTCTGGCTGGAGGACTGCACCCCGGCGGAGAACCAGGAGGCGCTGCGGCTGGTCCGGCAGCACACCACCACGCCGCTGGCGATCGGGGAGATCTTCAATACGGTGTACGACTACCAGACGATCATCAAGGAACAGCTGATTGATTATGTCCGGGCGGCGTCGACGCACTTCGGCGGGATCAGCCCGCTGAAGAAGGTGATGGACTTCGCCGCGCAGTATCAGATCAAGTCCGGTTTCCACGGGCCGACGGATATTTCCCCGGTGGGGTTTGCCGCGCAGCTGCACGTGGGCCTGGCGATCCATAACTACGGGATCCAGGAGTACATGCAGCACTCGGACAAGACCAATGAGGTCTTCGAGCAGTCGATGACGTTCGTCGACGGCTACCTGCACCCCGGGGACAAGCCCGGCATCGGCGTTGAGTTCAACGAGGAAGCCGCCGCGGCCTACCCGTACCAGCAGGCCTACCTGCCCTACAACCGCCTCGTCGACGGCACGGTTCACGACTGGTGA
- a CDS encoding gluconokinase: MTPSASATAAVRAPRVIVMGVSGCGKTTIGDLVARELGVRFLDGDSLHPVENVAKMAAGTPLTDDDRWPWLAIVGSELAAAGSGGLVLACSALRRSYRDAIRAQAPDTVFLHLHGSRQVLGSRLEGRSGHFMPAALLESQLATLEPLGPDEAGVVTDIAAPVAEVVRDALEGLARLRSGAPAGLVSWPGSPGP, translated from the coding sequence ATGACTCCCTCAGCTTCCGCAACAGCTGCGGTGCGGGCGCCCCGTGTGATCGTCATGGGCGTGTCCGGCTGCGGCAAGACCACCATCGGCGACCTCGTGGCCCGCGAACTGGGTGTCCGCTTCCTCGACGGCGATTCCCTCCACCCTGTGGAGAACGTGGCCAAGATGGCAGCCGGCACGCCGTTGACCGACGATGACCGCTGGCCCTGGCTCGCGATAGTCGGCAGCGAACTGGCCGCGGCCGGTTCGGGCGGCCTGGTCCTGGCCTGTTCAGCGCTTCGGCGCAGTTACCGGGATGCCATCCGGGCCCAGGCGCCGGACACGGTGTTCCTGCACCTGCACGGCAGCAGGCAGGTGCTGGGCTCCCGGCTGGAGGGCCGGAGTGGCCACTTCATGCCCGCGGCCCTGCTTGAATCGCAGCTGGCAACGCTGGAGCCGCTCGGCCCGGACGAAGCCGGTGTCGTCACCGATATCGCCGCCCCGGTTGCCGAGGTGGTGCGCGACGCGCTGGAGGGCCTTGCCCGCCTGCGTTCCGGTGCCCCGGCCGGCCTGGTCAGCTGGCCGGGATCACCAGGCCCTTGA
- a CDS encoding methionine ABC transporter permease — MIDRNDPYFWSDLLDTILKGTGETFYTVGLSLLFTVVFGLAAGVLLVTTESGGLLSKLFGSRALGLVVNRVLDLLVNIGRSIPFIILMILLIPFTRLLVGSFIGPTAAIVPLTIAGIPFFARLVEIGIREVPVGLVEAAQSLGATRWTILTKVMVAEAVPALALGLSTTVVGLIGYSAMVGAVGGGGLGDVAFRYGYQRYSPEYMFGVVILLVLLVQVFQSLGNFAARRLSHR, encoded by the coding sequence GTGATCGACCGCAATGACCCCTACTTCTGGTCGGACCTCCTGGACACGATCCTGAAGGGCACGGGCGAGACCTTCTACACAGTGGGCCTGAGCCTGCTCTTCACGGTCGTTTTCGGCCTCGCGGCCGGGGTGCTCCTGGTGACCACCGAGTCCGGCGGCCTGCTGTCGAAGCTCTTCGGCAGCCGGGCGCTGGGACTCGTCGTCAACCGTGTGCTGGACCTCCTGGTGAACATCGGGCGCTCCATCCCGTTTATCATCCTCATGATCCTGCTCATTCCATTCACGCGGCTTCTGGTCGGATCCTTCATCGGACCCACCGCGGCCATTGTCCCGCTGACCATCGCCGGCATACCGTTCTTCGCCCGTTTGGTGGAGATCGGCATCCGCGAAGTGCCGGTGGGCCTCGTCGAGGCGGCCCAGTCGCTGGGCGCCACCCGGTGGACCATCCTGACCAAGGTCATGGTTGCCGAGGCGGTTCCGGCCCTTGCCCTCGGGCTATCCACCACCGTCGTCGGCCTCATCGGCTACTCCGCGATGGTCGGCGCCGTAGGCGGCGGCGGCCTCGGGGACGTTGCCTTCCGCTACGGCTACCAGCGGTACAGCCCCGAATACATGTTCGGCGTCGTTATCCTCCTGGTCCTGCTGGTGCAGGTGTTCCAATCCCTGGGCAACTTCGCGGCGCGGCGCCTGTCCCACCGGTAG
- a CDS encoding methionine ABC transporter ATP-binding protein, with amino-acid sequence MKIPSTTGSTMISVGRVSKSYGSRSTAVRALDDVSLSVARGEIFGVVGQSGAGKSTLIRTINSLERPDSGSVLVDGREMTTLSGTELRAARHNIGMIFQHFNLLSSRTVQANVELSLEITGAGREARRYRALEILELVGLHGKAGAYPAQLSGGQKQRVGIARALASNPTVLLSDEATSALDPETTRQILDLIRQLSKDLGLTVLLITHEMDVVKRICDSAAVMSGGRILEQGPVEQLLTTEKSLLGQALFQLGEIPETSNAIVEITFNGVKTDRPVIAQLARKHGIDVGILGAAVETIHGHQTGRTRLELPGDERTVAGAVADLRSQGLFVEVIK; translated from the coding sequence GTGAAGATTCCATCCACCACAGGGAGCACCATGATTTCCGTAGGCCGGGTCTCGAAGAGCTACGGCTCCAGGTCGACGGCGGTCCGGGCACTTGACGACGTCTCGCTGTCCGTCGCCCGCGGCGAGATTTTCGGCGTCGTTGGCCAAAGCGGCGCCGGTAAGAGCACGCTGATCCGCACCATCAATTCCCTGGAGCGTCCGGACTCGGGAAGCGTCCTGGTCGACGGCCGCGAGATGACCACCCTGTCCGGCACAGAGTTGCGCGCTGCACGCCACAACATCGGCATGATCTTTCAGCACTTCAACCTTCTCAGCAGCAGGACTGTGCAGGCGAATGTGGAGCTCTCCCTCGAGATCACCGGCGCGGGACGCGAGGCGCGGCGGTACCGGGCACTCGAGATCCTCGAGCTGGTAGGCCTCCACGGCAAGGCCGGAGCCTACCCCGCGCAGCTGTCCGGCGGACAGAAACAGCGCGTGGGCATTGCCCGTGCGCTGGCGTCCAACCCAACAGTTCTGCTCAGCGACGAGGCGACGTCGGCACTGGACCCCGAAACGACGAGGCAAATTCTTGACCTGATCCGCCAGCTGAGCAAGGACCTGGGCCTGACCGTGCTGCTCATCACGCACGAAATGGATGTCGTGAAGAGAATCTGCGACTCGGCCGCCGTCATGAGCGGGGGGCGGATCCTGGAGCAGGGTCCCGTGGAACAGCTGCTGACAACGGAGAAGTCCCTGCTGGGCCAGGCCCTGTTCCAACTGGGGGAAATCCCGGAGACGTCCAACGCAATCGTGGAAATCACCTTTAACGGCGTCAAGACGGACCGTCCCGTGATCGCGCAGCTGGCGCGCAAGCACGGCATCGACGTCGGAATCCTGGGCGCCGCCGTTGAAACCATCCACGGACACCAGACAGGACGCACCAGGCTCGAGCTGCCCGGAGACGAACGGACCGTGGCCGGCGCCGTGGCCGATCTCCGTTCGCAGGGACTCTTCGTGGAGGTAATCAAGTGA
- a CDS encoding MetQ/NlpA family ABC transporter substrate-binding protein, translated as MFRFPVLKAAATGVAAILALSACGAGSSTNSAGATETIKVGALAVPAGDMLKHVQRELAPKEGLTVEYKEFSDYNTPNPAVSDGDIDANLFQNTTFMETYNKASGKNLVSVGKVYLPPMALYSNGVATLDALPDGASVAIPNDPTNESRALKLLASKGLIEVTENPITLKDVKANPKNLKFTEIENASLPQALNDKDAAIVTLAFALPAGLSADKQLLVEGSDSAYYNVLAVKAEMKDDPRVQKLYKILTSQEMKDFIQTKFKGLVIPAS; from the coding sequence ATGTTCCGTTTCCCAGTCCTGAAGGCCGCCGCAACCGGCGTGGCCGCAATCCTCGCCCTGTCCGCTTGCGGTGCCGGCTCCTCCACCAACTCCGCCGGAGCCACCGAGACCATCAAGGTGGGCGCCCTGGCCGTGCCGGCCGGGGACATGCTGAAGCATGTCCAGCGGGAGCTCGCCCCCAAGGAGGGCCTCACCGTGGAGTACAAGGAGTTCAGCGACTACAACACGCCGAACCCGGCCGTGAGCGACGGGGACATCGACGCCAACCTGTTCCAGAACACCACGTTCATGGAGACCTACAACAAGGCCTCCGGAAAGAACCTTGTCAGCGTGGGCAAGGTCTACCTCCCGCCGATGGCCCTGTACTCCAATGGCGTGGCCACCCTGGATGCACTGCCCGACGGCGCGTCCGTCGCCATCCCCAACGACCCCACCAATGAGTCCCGCGCCTTGAAGCTCCTCGCGTCCAAGGGGCTCATCGAAGTCACCGAGAACCCGATCACGCTCAAGGACGTCAAGGCGAACCCGAAGAACCTCAAGTTCACGGAGATCGAGAACGCCAGCCTGCCGCAGGCCCTCAACGACAAGGACGCGGCCATCGTGACGCTGGCCTTTGCCCTTCCCGCCGGCCTGAGTGCCGACAAGCAACTGCTGGTCGAGGGCAGCGACAGCGCCTACTACAACGTGCTGGCGGTCAAGGCCGAGATGAAGGACGATCCCCGCGTGCAGAAGCTCTACAAGATCCTGACCTCGCAAGAGATGAAGGATTTCATCCAGACCAAGTTCAAGGGCCTGGTGATCCCGGCCAGCTGA